A single window of Vigna radiata var. radiata cultivar VC1973A chromosome 4, Vradiata_ver6, whole genome shotgun sequence DNA harbors:
- the LOC106758689 gene encoding transcription factor BHLH089 isoform X3 — protein sequence MMELLFTISVSYSSITLSCSHLPMDPPLISDSTFSSAYTLADIWLGTTPAFPPSDHHFSKNDSGSNKRMKVEGCSVKNDGFKDEAETSSVSCNKSSEQSTMPCEAPKQDYIHVRARRGQATDNHSLAERARREKISERMRILQDLVPGCNKVIGKALVLDEIINYIQSLQRQVEFLSMKLEAVNSRMNMSLNTDGFPLKDVGGTGMVFGSQAATGYAQGSHPGCLHMQIGGGLREHDSEVSHGNETSFDSNKIIFCLH from the exons ATGATGGAGTTGTTGTTCACTATCTCAGTGTCATATTCATCCATTACACTCTCATGCTCTCACCTCCCAATGGATCCTCCTCTCATATCTGACTCCACATTCTCCTCCGCTTACACCCTCGCCGATATTTGGCTCGGAACAACTCCCGCTTTTCCCCCTTCCGACCACCACTTCTCCAAG AATGACTCTGGTAGCAATAAACGGATGAAGGTGGAAGGGTGCAGTGTTAAAAATGATGGTTTCAAAGATGAAGCAGAAACAAGTTCTGTGAGTTGTAACAAGTCAAGTGAACAAAGCACTATGCCTTGTGAGGCACCTAAGCAAGACTACATTCACGTGAGAGCAAGAAGGGGCCAAGCTACCGATAACCACAGTCTAGCAGAAAGA GCAAGAAGAGAAAAGATCAGTGAGAGAATGAGAATTCTCCAGGATTTGGTTCCAGGGTGTAACAAG GTAATTGGTAAAGCACTAGTCCTAGATGAGATAATCAATTACATACAGTCGCTGCAGCGTCAGGTTGAG TTCCTTTCTATGAAGCTTGAAGCAGTTAATTCAAGGATGAACATGAGCCTTAACACAGATGGGTTTCCTTTAAAAGAT GTTGGTGGTACTGGAATGGTATTTGGATCACAAGCAGCAACAGGGTATGCTCAGGGATCACATCCTGGATGCCTGCATATGCAGATAGGTGGTGGTTTGAGAGAACATGATTCAGAGGTGTCTCATGGGAATGAAACATCATTTGAtag caacaaaatcattttttgccTCCACTGA
- the LOC106758689 gene encoding transcription factor BHLH089 isoform X6, with translation MMELLFTISVSYSSITLSCSHLPMDPPLISDSTFSSAYTLADIWLGTTPAFPPSDHHFSKNDSGSNKRMKVEGCSVKNDGFKDEAETSSVSCNKSSEQSTMPCEAPKQDYIHVRARRGQATDNHSLAERARREKISERMRILQDLVPGCNKVIGKALVLDEIINYIQSLQRQVEFLSMKLEAVNSRMNMSLNTDGFPLKDVGGTGMVFGSQAATGYAQGSHPGCLHMQIGGGLREHDSEVSHGNETSFDRDILEA, from the exons ATGATGGAGTTGTTGTTCACTATCTCAGTGTCATATTCATCCATTACACTCTCATGCTCTCACCTCCCAATGGATCCTCCTCTCATATCTGACTCCACATTCTCCTCCGCTTACACCCTCGCCGATATTTGGCTCGGAACAACTCCCGCTTTTCCCCCTTCCGACCACCACTTCTCCAAG AATGACTCTGGTAGCAATAAACGGATGAAGGTGGAAGGGTGCAGTGTTAAAAATGATGGTTTCAAAGATGAAGCAGAAACAAGTTCTGTGAGTTGTAACAAGTCAAGTGAACAAAGCACTATGCCTTGTGAGGCACCTAAGCAAGACTACATTCACGTGAGAGCAAGAAGGGGCCAAGCTACCGATAACCACAGTCTAGCAGAAAGA GCAAGAAGAGAAAAGATCAGTGAGAGAATGAGAATTCTCCAGGATTTGGTTCCAGGGTGTAACAAG GTAATTGGTAAAGCACTAGTCCTAGATGAGATAATCAATTACATACAGTCGCTGCAGCGTCAGGTTGAG TTCCTTTCTATGAAGCTTGAAGCAGTTAATTCAAGGATGAACATGAGCCTTAACACAGATGGGTTTCCTTTAAAAGAT GTTGGTGGTACTGGAATGGTATTTGGATCACAAGCAGCAACAGGGTATGCTCAGGGATCACATCCTGGATGCCTGCATATGCAGATAGGTGGTGGTTTGAGAGAACATGATTCAGAGGTGTCTCATGGGAATGAAACATCATTTGAtag gGACATTCTTGAGGCATAA
- the LOC106758145 gene encoding 5-formyltetrahydrofolate cyclo-ligase, mitochondrial → MRTKMMIAQCCSRAAFGQLRMSTTATPTHDDLDAVFKQKRLIRTQVRKNLKSIQPSLRSHQDNAVQDIVLEAPWFKSSRRLCAYISCAALREVDTFKILSQILQHNGGKKLYVPRVEDKNSHMRMLHISRIDDLVANSMDILEPAPVDADGNAREDVMQANDPVDLFLLPGLAFDRAGRRLGRGGGYYDTFLKNYQDLAKTRNWKQPLLVALSYSEQILDEGVIPTTPSDLPVDALVSPAGVIPISTAALNRMDL, encoded by the exons ATGCGAACGAAGATGATGATTGCACAGTGTTGCTCTAGAGCAGCGTTTGGGCAATTGAGGATGAGCACCACCGCCACTCCCACCCACGACGATCTCGACGCCGTTTTTAAACAAAAGCGCTTAATCCGAACGCAGGTCAGAAAAAACCTAAAGTCCATTCAACCCTCCCTCAGATCTCACCAAG ATAACGCCGTTCAGGACATTGTTCTCGAAGCTCCCTGGTTCAAATCCAGTCGCAGGCTTTGCGCCTACATAAGCTGCGCTGCGCTACGCGAAGTCGACACATTCAAAATCTTGTCACAAATTTTGCAACATAATG GTGGAAAAAAGCTGTATGTGCCGCGCGTGGAGGATAAAAATAGTCACATGCGAATGCTCCACATATCGCGAATTGATGATCTAGTTGCGAACTCAATGGACATCTTAGAACCTGCTCCGGTTGATGCTGATGGAAATGCGCGTGAAGATG TTATGCAGGCAAATGATCCAGTTGATTTGTTCCTTTTACCTG gaCTTGCATTTGACAGAGCTGGAAGACGTTTAGGTCGTGGTGGAGG TTACTATGATACCTTCCTGAAGAATTACCAAGACTTGGCAAAGACGCGGAATTGGAAGCAACCCTTGCTTG TTGCACTGTCATATTCTGAACAAATTCTGGATGAAGGAGTAATACCAACTACTCCGTCTGATCTTCCGGTTGATGCTCTTGTATCTCCTGCAGGTGTGATTCCCATCAGTACAGCTGCCTTAAACAG AATGGATCTCTAA
- the LOC106758411 gene encoding transcription factor MYB35 isoform X2, giving the protein MVRSPCEQDTKKLAFGSKHGSGLKRCGKSCSRLRWTDLKHDNFTTQEEDLIIKLHAAIGSRWSIIAQQLPGRTDNDVKIYWNTKLKKKLSQMGIDPVTHKPFSKLIADYGNIGGCQKPSTRIGSINKDFKSAMMLKSEEGFTNDQSLETTRNNFLFNRAHGDGHNLSMDFENEMISGCVLGEDRLSKTSSPSTPSSCSTSAFSWNDFLLLEDAFTPLDYQEKDTLVSKENVVTIQHASGSTDFQFSSSSHTSFIEAMLDQENEMFLSFPHLMEEPSNFS; this is encoded by the exons ATGGTGAGGTCTCCCTGTGAACAAGACACAAAGAAGCTTGCATTTGGTTCCAAGCATGGATCTG GGCTAAAGAGGTGTGGGAAGAGCTGTAGTAGGCTTAGGTGGACTGATCTTAAGCACGACAATTTCACAACCCAAGAAGAAGATCTAATCATTAAGCTTCACGCAGCCATAGGTAGCAG GTGGTCTATAATAGCCCAACAACTTCCTGGGAGAACAGACAACGATGTAAAGATCTACTGGAACACAAAGCTGAAAAAGAAACTCTCTCAAATGGGGATTGATCCTGTTACCCACAAGCCCTTTTCTAAACTCATTGCTGACTATGGAAACATTGGGGGTTGCCAGAAACCAAGTACCAGAATAGGGTCTATCAATAAAGACTTCAAGAGTGCAATGATGCTAAAATCAGAAGAAGGATTTACAAATGACCAATCACTAGAAACCACTAGAAACAACTTTTTATTCAACAGAGCTCATGGTGATGGTCATAATCTCTCAATGGACTTTGAGAATGAGATGATCTCAGGATGTGTGTTAGGGGAAGATCGTTTGTCAAAAACATCATCTCCTTCTACTCCTTCTTCTTGTTCCACTTCAGCTTTTAGTTGGAATGACTTCCTTCTTCTAGAAGATGCTTTTACACCACTTGACTACCAGGAAAAAGACACCCTGGTTTCAAAGGAGAATGTGGTGACCATACAGCATGCCTCAGGTAGTACTGACTTCCAATTTTCATCATCCTCTCACACTTCATTCATAGAAGCCATGCTTGATCAAGAGAATGAAATGTTTCTCAGTTTTCCTCACCTTATGGAGGAACCATCCAACTTtagttaa
- the LOC106758411 gene encoding transcription factor MYB35 isoform X1 yields the protein MVRSPCEQDTKKLAFGSKHGSGNWTSVPRKTRLKRCGKSCSRLRWTDLKHDNFTTQEEDLIIKLHAAIGSRWSIIAQQLPGRTDNDVKIYWNTKLKKKLSQMGIDPVTHKPFSKLIADYGNIGGCQKPSTRIGSINKDFKSAMMLKSEEGFTNDQSLETTRNNFLFNRAHGDGHNLSMDFENEMISGCVLGEDRLSKTSSPSTPSSCSTSAFSWNDFLLLEDAFTPLDYQEKDTLVSKENVVTIQHASGSTDFQFSSSSHTSFIEAMLDQENEMFLSFPHLMEEPSNFS from the exons ATGGTGAGGTCTCCCTGTGAACAAGACACAAAGAAGCTTGCATTTGGTTCCAAGCATGGATCTGGTAACTGGACTTCTGTCCCCAGAAAAACAA GGCTAAAGAGGTGTGGGAAGAGCTGTAGTAGGCTTAGGTGGACTGATCTTAAGCACGACAATTTCACAACCCAAGAAGAAGATCTAATCATTAAGCTTCACGCAGCCATAGGTAGCAG GTGGTCTATAATAGCCCAACAACTTCCTGGGAGAACAGACAACGATGTAAAGATCTACTGGAACACAAAGCTGAAAAAGAAACTCTCTCAAATGGGGATTGATCCTGTTACCCACAAGCCCTTTTCTAAACTCATTGCTGACTATGGAAACATTGGGGGTTGCCAGAAACCAAGTACCAGAATAGGGTCTATCAATAAAGACTTCAAGAGTGCAATGATGCTAAAATCAGAAGAAGGATTTACAAATGACCAATCACTAGAAACCACTAGAAACAACTTTTTATTCAACAGAGCTCATGGTGATGGTCATAATCTCTCAATGGACTTTGAGAATGAGATGATCTCAGGATGTGTGTTAGGGGAAGATCGTTTGTCAAAAACATCATCTCCTTCTACTCCTTCTTCTTGTTCCACTTCAGCTTTTAGTTGGAATGACTTCCTTCTTCTAGAAGATGCTTTTACACCACTTGACTACCAGGAAAAAGACACCCTGGTTTCAAAGGAGAATGTGGTGACCATACAGCATGCCTCAGGTAGTACTGACTTCCAATTTTCATCATCCTCTCACACTTCATTCATAGAAGCCATGCTTGATCAAGAGAATGAAATGTTTCTCAGTTTTCCTCACCTTATGGAGGAACCATCCAACTTtagttaa
- the LOC106758689 gene encoding transcription factor BHLH089 isoform X5 codes for MMELLFTISVSYSSITLSCSHLPMDPPLISDSTFSSAYTLADIWLGTTPAFPPSDHHFSKNDSGSNKRMKVEGCSVKNDGFKDEAETSSVSCNKSSEQSTMPCEAPKQDYIHVRARRGQATDNHSLAERARREKISERMRILQDLVPGCNKVIGKALVLDEIINYIQSLQRQVEFLSMKLEAVNSRMNMSLNTDGFPLKDVGGTGMVFGSQAATGYAQGSHPGCLHMQIGGGLREHDSEVSHGNETSFDRFDFLLKN; via the exons ATGATGGAGTTGTTGTTCACTATCTCAGTGTCATATTCATCCATTACACTCTCATGCTCTCACCTCCCAATGGATCCTCCTCTCATATCTGACTCCACATTCTCCTCCGCTTACACCCTCGCCGATATTTGGCTCGGAACAACTCCCGCTTTTCCCCCTTCCGACCACCACTTCTCCAAG AATGACTCTGGTAGCAATAAACGGATGAAGGTGGAAGGGTGCAGTGTTAAAAATGATGGTTTCAAAGATGAAGCAGAAACAAGTTCTGTGAGTTGTAACAAGTCAAGTGAACAAAGCACTATGCCTTGTGAGGCACCTAAGCAAGACTACATTCACGTGAGAGCAAGAAGGGGCCAAGCTACCGATAACCACAGTCTAGCAGAAAGA GCAAGAAGAGAAAAGATCAGTGAGAGAATGAGAATTCTCCAGGATTTGGTTCCAGGGTGTAACAAG GTAATTGGTAAAGCACTAGTCCTAGATGAGATAATCAATTACATACAGTCGCTGCAGCGTCAGGTTGAG TTCCTTTCTATGAAGCTTGAAGCAGTTAATTCAAGGATGAACATGAGCCTTAACACAGATGGGTTTCCTTTAAAAGAT GTTGGTGGTACTGGAATGGTATTTGGATCACAAGCAGCAACAGGGTATGCTCAGGGATCACATCCTGGATGCCTGCATATGCAGATAGGTGGTGGTTTGAGAGAACATGATTCAGAGGTGTCTCATGGGAATGAAACATCATTTGAtaggtttgattttcttctaaaaaactAA
- the LOC106758689 gene encoding transcription factor BHLH089 isoform X4, producing MMELLFTISVSYSSITLSCSHLPMDPPLISDSTFSSAYTLADIWLGTTPAFPPSDHHFSKNDSGSNKRMKVEGCSVKNDGFKDEAETSSVSCNKSSEQSTMPCEAPKQDYIHVRARRGQATDNHSLAERARREKISERMRILQDLVPGCNKVIGKALVLDEIINYIQSLQRQVELEAVNSRMNMSLNTDGFPLKDVGGTGMVFGSQAATGYAQGSHPGCLHMQIGGGLREHDSEVSHGNETSFDRASSSYSACSSIIL from the exons ATGATGGAGTTGTTGTTCACTATCTCAGTGTCATATTCATCCATTACACTCTCATGCTCTCACCTCCCAATGGATCCTCCTCTCATATCTGACTCCACATTCTCCTCCGCTTACACCCTCGCCGATATTTGGCTCGGAACAACTCCCGCTTTTCCCCCTTCCGACCACCACTTCTCCAAG AATGACTCTGGTAGCAATAAACGGATGAAGGTGGAAGGGTGCAGTGTTAAAAATGATGGTTTCAAAGATGAAGCAGAAACAAGTTCTGTGAGTTGTAACAAGTCAAGTGAACAAAGCACTATGCCTTGTGAGGCACCTAAGCAAGACTACATTCACGTGAGAGCAAGAAGGGGCCAAGCTACCGATAACCACAGTCTAGCAGAAAGA GCAAGAAGAGAAAAGATCAGTGAGAGAATGAGAATTCTCCAGGATTTGGTTCCAGGGTGTAACAAG GTAATTGGTAAAGCACTAGTCCTAGATGAGATAATCAATTACATACAGTCGCTGCAGCGTCAGGTTGAG CTTGAAGCAGTTAATTCAAGGATGAACATGAGCCTTAACACAGATGGGTTTCCTTTAAAAGAT GTTGGTGGTACTGGAATGGTATTTGGATCACAAGCAGCAACAGGGTATGCTCAGGGATCACATCCTGGATGCCTGCATATGCAGATAGGTGGTGGTTTGAGAGAACATGATTCAGAGGTGTCTCATGGGAATGAAACATCATTTGAtag
- the LOC106758689 gene encoding transcription factor BHLH089 isoform X1: MMELLFTISVSYSSITLSCSHLPMDPPLISDSTFSSAYTLADIWLGTTPAFPPSDHHFSKNDSGSNKRMKVEGCSVKNDGFKDEAETSSVSCNKSSEQSTMPCEAPKQDYIHVRARRGQATDNHSLAERARREKISERMRILQDLVPGCNKVIGKALVLDEIINYIQSLQRQVEFLSMKLEAVNSRMNMSLNTDGFPLKDVGGTGMVFGSQAATGYAQGSHPGCLHMQIGGGLREHDSEVSHGNETSFDRASSSYSACSSIIL; the protein is encoded by the exons ATGATGGAGTTGTTGTTCACTATCTCAGTGTCATATTCATCCATTACACTCTCATGCTCTCACCTCCCAATGGATCCTCCTCTCATATCTGACTCCACATTCTCCTCCGCTTACACCCTCGCCGATATTTGGCTCGGAACAACTCCCGCTTTTCCCCCTTCCGACCACCACTTCTCCAAG AATGACTCTGGTAGCAATAAACGGATGAAGGTGGAAGGGTGCAGTGTTAAAAATGATGGTTTCAAAGATGAAGCAGAAACAAGTTCTGTGAGTTGTAACAAGTCAAGTGAACAAAGCACTATGCCTTGTGAGGCACCTAAGCAAGACTACATTCACGTGAGAGCAAGAAGGGGCCAAGCTACCGATAACCACAGTCTAGCAGAAAGA GCAAGAAGAGAAAAGATCAGTGAGAGAATGAGAATTCTCCAGGATTTGGTTCCAGGGTGTAACAAG GTAATTGGTAAAGCACTAGTCCTAGATGAGATAATCAATTACATACAGTCGCTGCAGCGTCAGGTTGAG TTCCTTTCTATGAAGCTTGAAGCAGTTAATTCAAGGATGAACATGAGCCTTAACACAGATGGGTTTCCTTTAAAAGAT GTTGGTGGTACTGGAATGGTATTTGGATCACAAGCAGCAACAGGGTATGCTCAGGGATCACATCCTGGATGCCTGCATATGCAGATAGGTGGTGGTTTGAGAGAACATGATTCAGAGGTGTCTCATGGGAATGAAACATCATTTGAtag
- the LOC106758689 gene encoding transcription factor BHLH089 isoform X2 has product MMELLFTISVSYSSITLSCSHLPMDPPLISDSTFSSAYTLADIWLGTTPAFPPSDHHFSKNDSGSNKRMKVEGCSVKNDGFKDEAETSSVSCNKSSEQSTMPCEAPKQDYIHVRARRGQATDNHSLAERARREKISERMRILQDLVPGCNKVIGKALVLDEIINYIQSLQRQFLSMKLEAVNSRMNMSLNTDGFPLKDVGGTGMVFGSQAATGYAQGSHPGCLHMQIGGGLREHDSEVSHGNETSFDRASSSYSACSSIIL; this is encoded by the exons ATGATGGAGTTGTTGTTCACTATCTCAGTGTCATATTCATCCATTACACTCTCATGCTCTCACCTCCCAATGGATCCTCCTCTCATATCTGACTCCACATTCTCCTCCGCTTACACCCTCGCCGATATTTGGCTCGGAACAACTCCCGCTTTTCCCCCTTCCGACCACCACTTCTCCAAG AATGACTCTGGTAGCAATAAACGGATGAAGGTGGAAGGGTGCAGTGTTAAAAATGATGGTTTCAAAGATGAAGCAGAAACAAGTTCTGTGAGTTGTAACAAGTCAAGTGAACAAAGCACTATGCCTTGTGAGGCACCTAAGCAAGACTACATTCACGTGAGAGCAAGAAGGGGCCAAGCTACCGATAACCACAGTCTAGCAGAAAGA GCAAGAAGAGAAAAGATCAGTGAGAGAATGAGAATTCTCCAGGATTTGGTTCCAGGGTGTAACAAG GTAATTGGTAAAGCACTAGTCCTAGATGAGATAATCAATTACATACAGTCGCTGCAGCGTCAG TTCCTTTCTATGAAGCTTGAAGCAGTTAATTCAAGGATGAACATGAGCCTTAACACAGATGGGTTTCCTTTAAAAGAT GTTGGTGGTACTGGAATGGTATTTGGATCACAAGCAGCAACAGGGTATGCTCAGGGATCACATCCTGGATGCCTGCATATGCAGATAGGTGGTGGTTTGAGAGAACATGATTCAGAGGTGTCTCATGGGAATGAAACATCATTTGAtag
- the LOC106758413 gene encoding uncharacterized protein LOC106758413: MNEIQKESRMVAISLYRGNLHRVPEVPRRWPMPAPKISLKDFKCLLARRSKALSRLQASNPNPNNTLPNDSHLEPPPDAVVTVARAEGPSAVSQEDDDRIEPLLVAVSSAKKPLGESDSPVDVMIGEASEKKPFDGAELSTEKQTAPVTDNADLPDEKAKRKKEIEEKLHGLNENKHNLVLVLKQILNAEEEFKRRNSMQMAGMRGPSGPVQGDGTNDTGSMIRHMPPRLGSEGNLAGDVDGGDGDDLANHTMHSRHILRPSSMSPSSESPLRRTPSVQQNAISNPSRANLGAAGSPSRFALSGHQGNPANLPQVSVSGTSYIASSPSPAASGGTSVFRDARQPSPWK, encoded by the exons ATGAACGAAATCCAAAAGGAGTCAAGAATGGTGGCAATTTCACTGTACAGAGGGAACCTTCACCGAGTACCGGAAGTGCCTCGCCGATGGCCTATGCCAGCTCCCAAAATCTCTCTCAAAGACTTCAAATGTCTTCTCGCTCGCCGTTCCAAGGCACTATCTCGCCTTCAAGCCTCCAACCCTAACCCTAACAACACTCTCCCCAACGACTCCCATCTTGAACCACCTCCCGACGCCGTTGTCACCGTTGCTCGCGCCGAAGGCCCTTCCGCCGTCTCCCAAGAAGACGACGATCGCATAGAACCGCTACTGGTCGCCGTCAGTTCCGCCAAAAAACCGCTCGGCGAATCGGATTCGCCTGTCGATGTAATGATTGGTGAGGCTTCCGAGAAAAAACCGTTTGACGGTGCTGAACTTTCGACGGAAAAACAGACTGCGCCG GTCACTGACAATGCTGATCTGCCTGACGAAAAGgcgaaaaggaaaaaggaaatcGAGGAGAAGTTGCACGGCTTGAATGAGAATAAACATAACCTGGTGTTGGTGTTGAAACAG ATATTGAATGCGGAGGAGGAGTTTAAGAGACGAAATAGTATGCAAATGGCTGGGATGCGTGGTCCTTCGGGTCCAGTTCAAGGGGATGGAACCAATGATACTGGATCCATGATTAGGCATATGCCCCCTAGGTTGGGATCGGAGGGAAATCTTGCTGGCGATGTGGATGGTGGTGACGGGGATGATTTAGCTAACCATACCATGCATTCTCGCCACATACTTCGGCCAAGTAGCATGTCACCTTCGTCAGAATCTCCTCTTCGGAGGACCCCTAGTGTTCAACAAAATGCG ATTTCGAATCCTTCTCGAGCAAATTTGGGAGCTGCTGGAAGTCCATCACGCTTTGCTCTCTCAGGTCATCAGGGAAATCCAGCGAATCTACCACAAGTGTCAGTGTCAGGAACTAGTTACATTGCATCATCCCCTTCCCCAGCAGCATCTGGTGGCACTTCTGTTTTCAGAGATGCTCGACAGCCAAGTCCTTGGAAGTAG
- the LOC106758689 gene encoding transcription factor BHLH089 isoform X7 — protein MMELLFTISVSYSSITLSCSHLPMDPPLISDSTFSSAYTLADIWLGTTPAFPPSDHHFSKNDSGSNKRMKVEGCSVKNDGFKDEAETSSVSCNKSSEQSTMPCEAPKQDYIHVRARRGQATDNHSLAERARREKISERMRILQDLVPGCNKVIGKALVLDEIINYIQSLQRQVEVGGTGMVFGSQAATGYAQGSHPGCLHMQIGGGLREHDSEVSHGNETSFDRASSSYSACSSIIL, from the exons ATGATGGAGTTGTTGTTCACTATCTCAGTGTCATATTCATCCATTACACTCTCATGCTCTCACCTCCCAATGGATCCTCCTCTCATATCTGACTCCACATTCTCCTCCGCTTACACCCTCGCCGATATTTGGCTCGGAACAACTCCCGCTTTTCCCCCTTCCGACCACCACTTCTCCAAG AATGACTCTGGTAGCAATAAACGGATGAAGGTGGAAGGGTGCAGTGTTAAAAATGATGGTTTCAAAGATGAAGCAGAAACAAGTTCTGTGAGTTGTAACAAGTCAAGTGAACAAAGCACTATGCCTTGTGAGGCACCTAAGCAAGACTACATTCACGTGAGAGCAAGAAGGGGCCAAGCTACCGATAACCACAGTCTAGCAGAAAGA GCAAGAAGAGAAAAGATCAGTGAGAGAATGAGAATTCTCCAGGATTTGGTTCCAGGGTGTAACAAG GTAATTGGTAAAGCACTAGTCCTAGATGAGATAATCAATTACATACAGTCGCTGCAGCGTCAGGTTGAG GTTGGTGGTACTGGAATGGTATTTGGATCACAAGCAGCAACAGGGTATGCTCAGGGATCACATCCTGGATGCCTGCATATGCAGATAGGTGGTGGTTTGAGAGAACATGATTCAGAGGTGTCTCATGGGAATGAAACATCATTTGAtag